The segment ATCCTCCTAATTATTGAGAGGTACCCTCTGGTGCTCAACTTGAGCTCAACTAGAGGGTCGTCGAAATGAGAGTCTCCACCTTCCTGGATTATTATTACCTCTGGACCGAATCTATTTAAAAGTGGCATAACCACCTCGTCGAAGGCGTAAAGGTAGGCATCGTCTCCAGTCCCAGGCGGCAAAGGTACGTTAACTGTTAGACCCTTCCCTGCTCCTATACCATCTTCGTAAACCTCACCTGTACCTGGGAAGAAACCTTTATGGTACATGTGGAGCGAAACCTTTAACACGTTGGGATCATCGTAAAGAAGAGCCTGTGTACCGTCTCCGTGATGTCCGTCTACGTCAACTATAGCTATCCTCTTGAAGAACTTCTCTCCTTCCTTTGCCGCTAGAGCCACATCATTGAACACGCAGAAACCTGAAGCTGAGCTTCTCTGGGCGTGATGTAGGCCTCCCCCAATGTTAATTGCGTGCTCGTATCCCTGAGAGAGAAGCCTTATCCCGGTAACGCTTCCCATCACTCTGATCAAAGAGCTTTCAAAAACGCCTTTGAAGGCTGGAGTGTCGCCATAATCGAGCAGACCCTCACCTTCAATGCTCTTCAGCTTCACGAACTCCACGTAGTCTCTAGAATGAAGAGAGTAAAGCACATTCTCATCAGGAGGGTCAGGTCTTCGTACTTCCATTTGATGGAAGAATCCTCTCTCCTCCATGTATTTTTTTGCTTTACTTTCTCTAAGTGACTTGAAAGGATGATCCCCTGGGAACGAGTAATCTAGATACTTGTCATCCCATACAAAAACTGTCTTGTGCATCCTAGTAGCTTTTATAATTAGATTAATAAAAGATTACACGTGGGGTTATGAGCGCTTTAGAACTCATGAGCCAGCCGGGTCTGATAGTTAGCTCTAGCGAGAAGTTGAGGGACGTTCTGAACAAAATGAGAGAGGCCAATCAATGGGTCGTTCCGGTAGTTAATAACAAGAAGTTAGTCGGAATACTCAGTTTCAAGGACCTAATTAGGAGGAGAATTAATTTAGAGACAAAGATAATAAACGTTTCCTCACCTGTCGTATCTTTATCTAAAAAGGACGACTTCACTAAAATTATCGTCAAGTTCTACACAACTAAGGTTAGAGCCATACCGGTCGTAGACGATTCGAAGAACTTACTAGGTATGATATCTAGGGAACAGGTGATCTCATATCTTCTTAATACAAATCAACTAGACTCTGGGAAAGCTAGGGAATTCATGAGCTCCCCTCCACTATCCTTGAACCCTGAGGACTCAGTTGCAAAAGCTAGGTGGAACATGGTAAGAGATAACGTATCCAGGTTGCCTGTGTTAGAGGAGAAGAAACTAGTAGGGATAGTGACAACAAGGGATATAGTTAACGCCCTTTACGTTCCATTGAGCGAAAGAAAGAGGTCTTCCATATTAACGGAAGAGGAGAGAATAATGGCTAGTCCAGTGAAGGAGATCATGACGTCTCCAGTAATTACCGTAAACGGCACAGATTCTCTTAAAGAGGTTGCCCAAAAGCTCCTCAAGTACAAGATATCCGGGGCACCGGTCATGGAGGGGGATTTCGTTGCAGGCGTAATAAGTGGAATAGATCTCATAAAATCGCTTCAATCGAAGTTCCAACTGTCTATGCCTATTGAGGCTAAGTTAACTACAGGTCTAAGAAACAAAGAGCTTAAGGCGCAGCTAGACGGAGTCTTGGAGAGATACATGTCCAAAATAGAAAGGTTCATTGACGTAAATAATTTCAGGGTATCGTTCAAGGAGGAGGCTTCAAGTCAGGGCAAACCGTTATATAAGGTATCAGTAAACGTTTCAACTAAGATAGGTAACTTCATAGCTAACGAAAGCGATAGGGATCCAGTTGCAGCAGTGAAGAGGGCTGTAGATACTCTAGAGCAAAGGTTAATCAAAAAATTAAAGAGAATACAGGAGAAAAAGGGTGACAAGGAAGAGGTAATTTGAAAATAGCTATGGTGCAACCAACAGCTAAGCAGACGGCAATTCAGAGCACTGAAAAGGCTCTAGAGGCTGGATCACAAATAATTTTGCTCCCAGAAAAGTGGGTAAGCACTTTAGACGAATTGCCCATAACCGACTTTCAAAGGTTGGCAGTGAAATACACGGCTTACATAATACCGGGAGCCGTGGAGGACGGCGTTTCTGTCATATCTCCCATAATATCTCCAAAGGGGAACATCTTGGGCTTGGCGAAGAAGGTTCACCTTTTCGGTAAGGAGAGAGGCAGGTTAATACCGGGTACATCAATCTCCTTTTTCTCAGTAAACGGAGTGAGAATAGGAGTGGTAATATGCTACGACTTAGACTTCCCTGAAATAGTGAGAGCGCTCTTCTTACACGGTGTGGAGATAGTTATGGTACCTTCAAAAATTAAACGTGAGTGGATGGACAGATGGAGAGATTACGTGAGGATGAGAGCCATTGAGAACAGGATAGCAATAGTCAACGCTAATGCCTTTCAGTTACCTGACTATCCAGGTGGAAGCATTGCGATACTTCCCTACAAGAGAGGAGAGATAGTTGACCTAAAGGTTGTGGCCGAGATGGGAGAGGAAGAGGGTTTCACAATAGCCGATATCGATCCAATGTCGTTCTTTCATCTTAGGCTAGAAAGACAGAAGGAAGTAGTTCAGTTTTCTGTTCAAGAGCTGAACGAGTGAAAAAAAATCCTTAACTTTAGTCAAAACCACGTTAGTCATGTTTCACTTCATGTTCCGCTGGATGAATAATTAGAAGAGGTTCGTTGCTAACGTTGAGATCTCCTTTAGGGTTTAGAGATACCTTATAATATATCGTTATCATTGCGTTATACGTTCCGTTTTGGATCTGTAATACCTTAGAAGGGTGTTCTTCACTCAAATTAAACGTTTGACCTTCCATCATTATTTCTACAACAAATTTCGAGAAGTCCTTTTTCAACTTTTCAACGTGTAATAACATTATAGTGTAATTATCTGTTTTAGTTATTACTATTGTAGCGTTAACTGTTACATTTCCTTTCATTCCTGGAGTTAAATTACCTAAATTTACATTTGCTGGTATTATTGTAATGTTATTTTGTGTGGAGATTATATGATACGATATAAATGCTATAGGACCGAAACCGGTAACTGAGGAAGCGGCTACTCCAGATCCTATTAGCAACGCTATTAGAGCCAGGTATATTGGTTTCATTGAGGTATTTCGCTTCGTTCCTCTATATATATGTTAAACGATATCAGGGCTTCCGGAGCGCTAATTTCATAGAAATATATTTGTTTCATTTAATGAAAAGCCAATTTATATATGATATAAGAGATTAAATACGTAAATATATATTGTTAGCTACGAAAAGTTGACCTATGGAACCAATATCACTGAAAGCGTTTATGGGAAACCCATTTACTAGGAATTTAGCAGAAGTAGCATTTAAATTGTCAGAAGAGATGGATATTGTTCCAATTGTATCTTTTTATTTAGAAGATGAGCTTTTAAAGAATCTAATTAAAAATTTAGAACAATATTTGAAAGATGTATACAAATATTTTTCTAAAGATAGGAATTTATTTTTGGAAAATGCTATAAAAAAAATTGATATTAACGCTAAAAAGATGAACGAGTTCCCTTATTATGCCCTTCCAGAGGATGAGGTCGAGTTGACTTTTGTAGAGAACAACTTGGTTCCGCCTAAGGTAGTGATTAAAGAGGGTAAGGTAAGACTGACCTTTGTACCTTACGAGTCTTACGGTGAGTTAAGAAGAGCCGTATCGTCTCAAGGTGAAGATGACCTAGTGGCGACGTTTAAAAACGGGAAACTAATTC is part of the Metallosphaera cuprina Ar-4 genome and harbors:
- a CDS encoding acetoin utilization protein AcuC, with product MHKTVFVWDDKYLDYSFPGDHPFKSLRESKAKKYMEERGFFHQMEVRRPDPPDENVLYSLHSRDYVEFVKLKSIEGEGLLDYGDTPAFKGVFESSLIRVMGSVTGIRLLSQGYEHAINIGGGLHHAQRSSASGFCVFNDVALAAKEGEKFFKRIAIVDVDGHHGDGTQALLYDDPNVLKVSLHMYHKGFFPGTGEVYEDGIGAGKGLTVNVPLPPGTGDDAYLYAFDEVVMPLLNRFGPEVIIIQEGGDSHFDDPLVELKLSTRGYLSIIRRIHNLAHERSSKILLLGGGGYNYDATARIWTVSVAELLAIPEEEVESLHDCCLTSTTSFTMDKVKEVVERVKKVHQI
- a CDS encoding CBS domain-containing protein; this translates as MSALELMSQPGLIVSSSEKLRDVLNKMREANQWVVPVVNNKKLVGILSFKDLIRRRINLETKIINVSSPVVSLSKKDDFTKIIVKFYTTKVRAIPVVDDSKNLLGMISREQVISYLLNTNQLDSGKAREFMSSPPLSLNPEDSVAKARWNMVRDNVSRLPVLEEKKLVGIVTTRDIVNALYVPLSERKRSSILTEEERIMASPVKEIMTSPVITVNGTDSLKEVAQKLLKYKISGAPVMEGDFVAGVISGIDLIKSLQSKFQLSMPIEAKLTTGLRNKELKAQLDGVLERYMSKIERFIDVNNFRVSFKEEASSQGKPLYKVSVNVSTKIGNFIANESDRDPVAAVKRAVDTLEQRLIKKLKRIQEKKGDKEEVI
- a CDS encoding carbon-nitrogen hydrolase family protein, whose translation is MKIAMVQPTAKQTAIQSTEKALEAGSQIILLPEKWVSTLDELPITDFQRLAVKYTAYIIPGAVEDGVSVISPIISPKGNILGLAKKVHLFGKERGRLIPGTSISFFSVNGVRIGVVICYDLDFPEIVRALFLHGVEIVMVPSKIKREWMDRWRDYVRMRAIENRIAIVNANAFQLPDYPGGSIAILPYKRGEIVDLKVVAEMGEEEGFTIADIDPMSFFHLRLERQKEVVQFSVQELNE